In Dyadobacter sp. CECT 9275, the following proteins share a genomic window:
- a CDS encoding chryseobasin-related MNIO class RiPP peptide, with translation MKIQKNTLQAIAVAVAVTAVTAACAVDNVGPKEKQAKTKVIDNCPACGLG, from the coding sequence ATGAAAATTCAGAAAAACACACTTCAGGCTATTGCTGTTGCCGTGGCGGTGACGGCAGTTACTGCGGCATGCGCGGTTGACAACGTAGGTCCCAAAGAAAAACAGGCTAAAACAAAAGTGATCGACAATTGTCCGGCATGTGGTTTAGGCTGA
- a CDS encoding c-type cytochrome, translating into MKIIAQIILIILATFPVLKAQESPKEEDFYKIITPPIPEGIILEIGGLITMPNGSLAISTRRGEVWIVDNPTSRAPYFRKFATGLHEILGLAYKDGALYCAQRGELTKLVDKNGDGKADVYETVYSWPLSGHYHEYSFGPKLAPDGSFFVSGNVAFGDEEWWRGESRVPGRGWIFHITNDGKYEPWATGVRSPAGISMLDGELWYTDNQGDWMGTGGIFQVKKGDFMGHPAGLRWAGLPNSPVKLTEKQFFAERDNRQNRDAQDRAIKPENVINETPQYLYQLKEKYDMVRLPAVWLPYGVHGVSTSELIKDNTAGNFGPFTGQVFVGDQGQSNIMRVVLEKVKGEYQGASIGFRSGFQSGVLRMAFDKDGSMFVGETNRGWGSAGDANQGLQRLVWNGKMPFEMYTVKAKPDGFEIEFTMPVDKKSAEDLDSYKVSSYIYKHHPVYGSPPTNPEDLTIKGVKVSEDGKTVRIVVDGLRQYYVHKISLEGVRAASNSWSLVHADAYYTLNNIPDGDKLKASELKTTRSGAGKATEATPAKEHVSPDGKGKTPAKAAAAKAPTWEEVKPLLAKNTCLACHAADKKVVGPSYQDVAKRKYTNEKIVDLIYNPKPENWPDFATPMAPMPQVPKADAVKIAAWINSLAK; encoded by the coding sequence ATGAAAATAATTGCTCAAATCATATTAATCATTCTGGCGACCTTTCCGGTGCTTAAGGCGCAGGAATCTCCGAAAGAAGAAGATTTTTATAAGATCATCACTCCCCCCATTCCGGAAGGTATCATTCTTGAAATCGGCGGCCTGATTACCATGCCCAATGGCTCTCTGGCAATTTCCACACGCCGGGGAGAGGTCTGGATTGTAGATAATCCAACGAGCCGTGCCCCTTACTTCAGGAAATTTGCAACGGGTTTACACGAAATTCTTGGCCTGGCTTACAAAGATGGCGCCCTCTATTGCGCACAACGTGGTGAACTTACAAAGCTGGTCGATAAAAATGGAGACGGCAAAGCTGACGTTTATGAAACAGTATATTCCTGGCCGCTCTCCGGCCATTACCACGAGTACTCATTCGGCCCCAAACTGGCACCAGACGGAAGCTTTTTTGTAAGCGGAAACGTGGCTTTTGGGGATGAAGAATGGTGGAGAGGTGAAAGCCGGGTACCGGGCCGTGGCTGGATTTTCCATATCACCAATGATGGAAAGTATGAGCCCTGGGCAACGGGCGTTCGGTCTCCGGCGGGTATCAGCATGCTGGACGGCGAGTTATGGTATACCGACAACCAGGGCGACTGGATGGGAACTGGTGGTATATTCCAGGTTAAAAAGGGTGATTTCATGGGCCACCCGGCTGGTTTACGCTGGGCAGGGTTACCCAATTCGCCGGTGAAACTTACAGAAAAACAATTCTTTGCTGAACGCGATAACCGCCAAAACAGAGATGCGCAGGACCGCGCCATCAAACCTGAGAATGTGATCAATGAAACTCCGCAGTACTTGTATCAGCTGAAGGAAAAATATGACATGGTACGGCTGCCTGCTGTGTGGCTGCCGTATGGAGTACATGGTGTATCCACTTCTGAACTCATCAAAGACAATACCGCTGGGAACTTCGGTCCATTTACAGGACAGGTTTTTGTGGGTGATCAGGGACAAAGCAATATCATGCGTGTAGTGCTGGAAAAAGTGAAGGGTGAGTACCAGGGCGCTTCCATTGGCTTCAGAAGCGGATTCCAGTCGGGTGTTTTAAGAATGGCATTTGATAAGGACGGCTCCATGTTCGTAGGCGAAACCAACAGAGGATGGGGATCTGCCGGTGATGCAAACCAAGGTCTTCAGCGCTTGGTATGGAATGGCAAAATGCCCTTCGAAATGTATACGGTAAAAGCAAAACCTGATGGCTTTGAAATTGAATTTACAATGCCGGTAGATAAAAAATCAGCTGAAGACCTGGATTCCTACAAGGTCAGCAGTTATATATATAAACACCATCCCGTGTACGGAAGTCCTCCTACCAACCCCGAGGACCTTACCATTAAAGGAGTAAAGGTTTCAGAAGATGGCAAAACCGTCCGGATTGTGGTAGACGGCCTTCGTCAGTACTATGTTCACAAAATTTCCCTAGAGGGTGTCAGAGCTGCATCCAATTCTTGGTCACTCGTTCATGCGGATGCTTACTATACCCTTAATAATATTCCCGATGGTGACAAACTGAAAGCTTCGGAACTCAAAACAACCCGGTCGGGCGCTGGTAAAGCTACGGAGGCCACCCCTGCCAAAGAACATGTTTCTCCTGACGGAAAAGGCAAAACACCGGCAAAAGCGGCTGCTGCAAAGGCCCCAACCTGGGAAGAGGTGAAACCATTGCTGGCCAAAAACACTTGCCTTGCCTGCCACGCAGCAGACAAAAAGGTGGTGGGGCCGTCGTATCAGGATGTTGCAAAACGCAAGTATACCAATGAAAAAATTGTAGACCTTATCTACAATCCCAAGCCCGAAAACTGGCCTGACTTTGCTACCCCAATGGCTCCTATGCCACAGGTTCCAAAGGCAGATGCCGTAAAAATCGCGGCCTGGATTAATTCGCTGGCCAAATAA
- a CDS encoding multinuclear nonheme iron-dependent oxidase codes for MSGILPAIACNLDINILRAVLPLLEEEKVEAIEWSFDSLYKYDEIPAWFESLMQEFGDQGRLVGHGVFFSLFAGKWLPQQQHWLDRLRILSKTYRFDHITEHFGFMTGEDFHKGAPISIPFTAQTLALGRDRLARIQDAASCPVGLENLAFAYSVEEVKKHGQFLDQLVQPVNGFIILDLHNLYCQTHNFNITHHELMALYPLEKVREIHISGGSWDESPFDHKEKIRRDTHDHAVPAEVFELLKIAVSRCPHLKFVVLEQLGTGLDTEESQIKFQEDFMTMRKIIEESNDGSRIPYSFIPLSVNSPDAVPAESFMLFDQQRVLSEILETSSDYEEVRMRLNTSILAHSDWGIESWKPEMLYTAMSIAQKWKNGFA; via the coding sequence ATGTCCGGGATATTACCTGCCATAGCCTGTAACCTGGATATCAATATCCTTCGTGCCGTGCTTCCTTTGCTGGAGGAAGAAAAAGTAGAGGCAATAGAATGGTCTTTTGATTCGCTCTATAAATACGACGAGATACCTGCTTGGTTTGAAAGCCTCATGCAGGAATTTGGTGATCAGGGCAGGCTGGTGGGGCATGGGGTATTTTTTTCATTGTTTGCCGGGAAATGGCTACCACAGCAGCAACACTGGCTGGATCGGCTGAGAATCCTGTCGAAAACTTACCGGTTCGACCACATTACGGAACATTTCGGGTTTATGACGGGGGAGGACTTTCATAAGGGAGCCCCCATCAGTATACCCTTTACGGCGCAGACATTGGCGCTGGGAAGAGACCGCCTGGCGCGCATTCAGGATGCAGCTAGCTGCCCTGTCGGGCTGGAGAACCTTGCCTTTGCCTATTCAGTGGAGGAGGTAAAAAAGCACGGACAGTTTCTTGACCAGCTGGTACAGCCTGTTAACGGCTTTATCATCCTGGATCTTCATAATCTATACTGCCAGACTCATAATTTCAACATCACTCACCACGAACTGATGGCGCTCTACCCGCTTGAAAAAGTGAGAGAAATCCATATTTCCGGTGGGTCCTGGGATGAATCCCCGTTTGATCACAAAGAAAAGATCAGGCGGGATACCCATGATCATGCAGTCCCGGCAGAAGTTTTTGAGCTTTTGAAGATCGCGGTATCCAGGTGTCCCCATCTTAAATTTGTGGTTCTGGAACAACTGGGGACCGGACTTGATACTGAAGAAAGCCAGATTAAATTCCAGGAAGATTTTATGACGATGCGCAAGATCATTGAAGAATCGAACGACGGGAGCCGAATCCCGTATTCATTTATACCGTTGTCCGTAAATTCTCCAGATGCAGTACCCGCGGAGTCTTTCATGTTGTTCGACCAGCAAAGGGTACTTTCTGAAATCCTGGAAACTTCGTCGGATTATGAGGAGGTCCGCATGCGGCTGAACACTTCCATTCTTGCTCACAGCGACTGGGGCATTGAAAGCTGGAAACCCGAAATGTTGTACACCGCCATGTCCATCGCTCAAAAATGGAAAAACGGGTTTGCCTGA
- a CDS encoding family 16 glycoside hydrolase produces MYITKRKTLYTVLIGLASCFSAGMTLAQTIPLDNLNAFKSPPPANWKIVGNASADISKENVLNTTPGKGVLACIHEKGKYGNQYELISNFTHGDLDIELDFMMSKGSNSGIYLQGNYEVQLFDSWGKKTAKYGDCGGIYERWDDSKPEGQKGYEGYAPRFNVAKAPGLWQNIKISYQAPRFDANGKKIANAVFLKVVLNGITIHENVEVSGPTRGSLTAQDVPSGPIRLQGDHGSLAIRNIRINNFDKKAGTLSGLTYKIYYGGLLETEDLSKIKPSETGSSPALTWEVLKENNNFSLVYNGKYNAPTAGEYHFKLQAAGNSYVKLDGKNIISPEWKDGNEFREATVTLPAGEHDIVIFNNKRDGWLRPALGLWVDGPGFRETTYSTKSSATAGRTTDPILISAATNNITRSFMDFKKDSKDKEQRVVHAVSVGSPSNIHYTYDLDKGAVLQVWRGEFLDATPMWHDRGDGSSRPRGSLTVLGNDMTLGKISGQSKWVKDTTGSGYRPKGYTLDDSEVPTFQYMAFGSAVSDNINVVNNQYFERTIKVATPSNDLVAKLADAESIEKVSDGLYAVNDKSYYIQLADKTVKPEIRSIDGRQELIVPVKNGEVKYAILF; encoded by the coding sequence ATGTATATCACAAAAAGAAAAACCCTTTACACGGTATTGATCGGTTTGGCTTCTTGTTTTTCGGCTGGTATGACGCTGGCCCAAACAATTCCACTGGACAATCTGAACGCTTTCAAATCTCCTCCTCCTGCCAACTGGAAAATTGTAGGAAACGCCTCTGCCGACATTTCGAAAGAAAATGTTCTGAATACCACTCCTGGGAAAGGGGTTCTTGCCTGTATCCATGAAAAGGGGAAGTATGGCAACCAATATGAGCTCATTTCCAATTTTACCCACGGAGACCTGGACATTGAGCTGGATTTCATGATGTCAAAAGGATCCAATTCCGGAATTTACCTGCAGGGCAACTATGAAGTACAGCTGTTTGATAGCTGGGGTAAAAAAACGGCTAAATACGGTGATTGCGGCGGAATTTACGAAAGGTGGGACGACTCGAAACCAGAAGGACAAAAGGGATACGAGGGTTATGCTCCCCGTTTTAACGTAGCCAAAGCGCCGGGTTTATGGCAAAATATCAAAATTTCGTATCAAGCTCCCCGTTTTGATGCAAATGGCAAAAAAATCGCCAATGCAGTATTCCTGAAAGTGGTGTTAAACGGAATTACGATCCATGAAAATGTTGAAGTAAGCGGACCAACACGTGGCTCGCTTACAGCTCAAGATGTACCTTCAGGGCCTATCCGCCTGCAGGGAGATCATGGGTCTCTGGCGATCAGAAACATCCGGATCAATAATTTTGACAAAAAAGCCGGAACATTATCCGGCCTTACCTATAAAATTTACTACGGTGGTTTATTGGAAACCGAAGACCTTTCCAAAATCAAGCCATCCGAAACCGGCTCCAGCCCGGCACTTACCTGGGAGGTACTGAAAGAAAACAATAATTTTTCTTTGGTTTACAATGGGAAATACAATGCCCCCACGGCTGGCGAATATCACTTCAAATTGCAGGCAGCTGGTAATTCATACGTAAAACTGGATGGTAAAAATATCATTTCCCCCGAATGGAAAGATGGAAATGAGTTCCGCGAAGCTACCGTGACCCTGCCCGCCGGTGAGCATGACATTGTAATTTTTAACAACAAAAGAGATGGCTGGCTAAGGCCTGCCCTGGGCCTTTGGGTGGACGGACCCGGTTTCCGTGAAACAACCTACAGTACCAAAAGCTCGGCCACCGCGGGACGTACCACGGATCCTATCCTGATCAGCGCAGCAACCAACAATATCACCCGGAGTTTCATGGACTTCAAAAAGGACTCCAAGGATAAGGAGCAACGTGTAGTACATGCTGTGTCGGTAGGAAGCCCTTCTAATATTCATTATACCTACGACCTTGACAAAGGGGCCGTTCTGCAGGTCTGGAGAGGCGAATTCCTGGATGCAACACCCATGTGGCATGACCGTGGTGACGGTTCTTCACGTCCAAGGGGAAGTCTTACCGTGTTGGGTAATGATATGACTTTGGGTAAAATCAGCGGCCAATCCAAATGGGTAAAAGATACTACCGGCAGCGGCTATCGTCCGAAAGGTTATACACTGGACGACTCGGAAGTACCCACTTTCCAGTACATGGCGTTTGGTTCTGCTGTTTCGGATAATATCAACGTGGTTAACAACCAGTACTTTGAAAGGACGATCAAGGTCGCAACTCCTTCCAACGACTTGGTTGCCAAACTGGCAGATGCCGAATCAATTGAGAAAGTGTCTGACGGACTTTATGCGGTGAACGACAAGTCGTACTATATCCAACTTGCCGACAAAACGGTAAAACCCGAGATCAGATCAATAGATGGCCGGCAGGAGCTCATTGTTCCGGTAAAAAACGGTGAGGTTAAATACGCCATTCTATTCTGA
- a CDS encoding sigma-54-dependent transcriptional regulator: protein MAQLLLVEDDTTFSKLLSSFLAKHGHAVKVCSSIQEAKNALGETSREDIPFEVLMLDYRLPDGNSVDFLKGLRSEGIRIPAFIMTSFHDVRTAVNAMQSGAFDYITKPVNPEELLMVLGEALTKSTIAPKNVQAEKPAKKVQKESLEFIEGNSSISKQLYEYVRLVAPTDMSVIIQGESGTGKEYVAKSIHKLSKRNKGPFVAIDCGSLSKELAASELFGHKKGAFTGALQDKIGQFEAADGGTLFLDEIGNLGYDVQVKLLRALQERIIVPVGSTQQVKVDVRLIAATNEDLMANAAKGDFREDLYHRLNEFKIEVPALRKRGEDLQIFVQHFVDKANRELDKNVKRLSKEVMDVFMKYDWPGNLRELNNVIKRLVLLSKEEVAPLSALPAEMISALEEVQQKPSGSNLKAIQESHEKEMIEKVLQEVRYNKSKAAKLLNIDRKTLYYKIEKYQIE, encoded by the coding sequence ATGGCTCAGCTACTGCTTGTAGAAGACGATACTACGTTTTCGAAACTCCTAAGCTCATTTCTGGCAAAACATGGACATGCGGTAAAAGTTTGTTCGTCCATTCAGGAAGCAAAAAATGCGTTAGGCGAAACCAGCAGGGAGGATATACCCTTTGAGGTGTTGATGCTGGATTACAGGCTTCCGGATGGCAATTCGGTCGATTTTCTTAAGGGTTTAAGGAGCGAAGGAATCAGGATACCCGCTTTTATCATGACCAGCTTTCATGATGTACGTACGGCTGTAAATGCCATGCAAAGCGGAGCGTTTGACTACATCACCAAACCAGTGAACCCCGAAGAGCTTTTGATGGTGTTGGGCGAGGCTTTAACAAAATCGACCATTGCACCCAAAAATGTGCAGGCCGAGAAACCGGCAAAAAAGGTACAGAAAGAATCGCTCGAGTTTATAGAGGGAAATAGCAGTATTTCCAAACAGCTTTATGAATATGTACGTCTGGTGGCGCCCACGGATATGTCCGTAATCATTCAGGGGGAGAGCGGAACGGGAAAAGAATACGTTGCCAAGTCAATACATAAGCTGAGTAAAAGAAATAAAGGTCCGTTTGTGGCGATTGACTGCGGGTCTCTTTCTAAGGAGCTGGCTGCCAGTGAGTTATTCGGTCATAAAAAGGGGGCTTTTACGGGTGCCCTGCAAGATAAGATAGGCCAGTTTGAAGCTGCTGACGGCGGGACTTTGTTTTTGGACGAAATTGGAAATCTGGGATATGATGTGCAGGTGAAATTGCTGAGGGCTCTTCAGGAAAGGATTATCGTTCCGGTGGGTAGTACGCAACAGGTAAAAGTGGATGTACGGCTCATTGCGGCTACCAATGAGGATCTGATGGCCAATGCAGCCAAAGGAGATTTTCGGGAGGATCTTTACCACCGGCTCAATGAGTTTAAAATAGAGGTACCTGCTTTGAGAAAGAGGGGCGAGGACCTGCAGATTTTTGTACAGCATTTTGTGGATAAAGCCAATCGGGAGCTGGACAAAAATGTAAAACGTCTATCTAAAGAGGTTATGGACGTTTTTATGAAGTATGACTGGCCAGGGAATCTGAGGGAGCTGAACAATGTCATCAAAAGACTGGTCCTTTTATCAAAGGAAGAGGTAGCTCCCCTAAGTGCCCTGCCTGCTGAAATGATATCTGCACTGGAAGAGGTACAGCAGAAACCGTCCGGTTCCAACCTTAAGGCAATTCAGGAAAGCCATGAGAAGGAAATGATTGAAAAGGTTTTACAGGAAGTCAGGTATAATAAAAGTAAGGCAGCAAAATTGCTGAACATCGACCGTAAAACACTCTATTACAAGATCGAGAAGTATCAGATAGAATAA
- a CDS encoding hybrid sensor histidine kinase/response regulator produces MASFRDKSILRSVKGKVILGFLIASLALSASWIISKLAFENMLSKLEALSTPNDKLRLVNKVFKDILLLDHLQNALPNGGEEPRKQFLKQSASLMTSLDSLSILSIDNPLQIIRIDSMKKILREREKIYGNYVDVRSKLVSNQDLSEEVKSISGLITIKKRHPENTVVKTEKKTTTTTVFTEVADTTKQAEEKKGFLKRVFGQKKQKKETEPEASKVVQKQEVKVEVDTLTFAKEDSTIDKVGEAVHQIEKSQKIRTNRFVDQEQELAVAGNTLVNQLLSVMRNVEEEVVRQSNNDTSQTQKLVTASINNIEWVMLGFFFVIVVLAYLILADITKSNDYRRQLEEAKEEAEYHSMAKQRFLSNMSHEIRTPLQSIIGYTEVLKAAEKPRQQDLETLHSASEHLLYLVNDVLDYSRIISNQFTFEKRIFAASPLLNEVIQMLRPTATAKTLLLSLENNLEDDLFLEGDPFRLRQILYNLLTNAIKFTDAGEVTLKASGSESAQGFHILFEISDTGMGMSDEQLQRVFNQFEQADPSIVRRYGGTGLGLSIVKALVEGMQGQITVKSREGVGTVFAVTVQMKRTQAPQQPQQQFVQRNYSVPGKVWLVDDDAFILKWCASVLDLHNIRNTCFSSAEEALNHPWDPEVRYVLTDMRMTGMNGAELCKRLRKVASPKVKFHVLTAQALPEEREKLLSLGFDGILMKPFHSNELLDLLDSSFPVVNKVREDLDLSQLHEMAFGDEAMIKEVLEQFVKDSRNDLDKIQFLSEAKAYNDVMELAHRLAGRIGQVGARDISTRFRMVETTIRDKNERPSQDDLYLLIQDARQLVEQVDEKIISYSI; encoded by the coding sequence ATGGCATCTTTCCGTGACAAGTCAATTCTGCGCTCTGTTAAGGGTAAAGTAATCCTGGGCTTTCTGATCGCCTCGCTGGCATTAAGCGCGTCCTGGATCATCAGCAAGCTTGCTTTTGAAAACATGTTGAGCAAACTGGAGGCCCTTTCAACGCCTAATGATAAGCTGCGTCTGGTCAATAAGGTTTTTAAAGATATACTCCTTCTGGATCATCTGCAGAATGCATTGCCGAATGGCGGCGAAGAACCCAGAAAGCAATTTTTAAAGCAGTCGGCCTCTTTAATGACCAGCCTGGATTCTCTGAGTATTCTTAGCATCGACAATCCATTGCAGATCATACGGATTGATTCCATGAAAAAAATACTCCGTGAAAGAGAAAAAATATATGGTAATTATGTAGATGTCCGCTCCAAGCTGGTAAGTAACCAGGACCTGTCTGAAGAGGTAAAATCCATCTCGGGGCTCATTACCATCAAAAAACGACATCCTGAAAATACCGTTGTAAAAACTGAAAAGAAGACTACAACCACTACTGTATTCACGGAGGTTGCCGATACAACCAAACAGGCCGAAGAAAAAAAAGGGTTCCTGAAACGGGTATTCGGGCAAAAAAAGCAAAAGAAAGAGACGGAACCTGAGGCTTCAAAGGTGGTTCAGAAACAGGAAGTGAAGGTGGAAGTGGACACCCTGACATTTGCAAAAGAAGACAGTACTATTGACAAGGTGGGAGAAGCCGTTCATCAGATTGAAAAATCACAGAAGATCAGAACCAACCGGTTTGTGGACCAGGAACAGGAACTTGCAGTTGCTGGTAATACACTCGTAAACCAACTGCTGAGCGTTATGCGGAACGTGGAGGAAGAAGTGGTAAGACAGTCCAATAATGATACTTCACAAACCCAGAAACTGGTAACTGCCAGCATTAACAATATAGAATGGGTTATGCTGGGCTTCTTTTTCGTGATCGTGGTACTTGCCTACCTCATCCTGGCGGATATCACCAAGAGTAACGATTACCGCAGACAGCTGGAAGAAGCCAAGGAAGAAGCGGAGTATCACAGCATGGCCAAACAGCGATTCCTTTCCAACATGAGCCACGAGATCCGCACCCCGCTCCAGTCCATCATCGGGTATACCGAGGTACTGAAAGCCGCGGAAAAACCACGCCAGCAAGATCTGGAGACACTGCACTCAGCTTCTGAGCACTTGCTTTACCTGGTTAACGATGTCCTGGATTACAGCCGCATTATCTCAAACCAGTTTACCTTCGAAAAACGGATTTTTGCTGCCTCCCCGCTGCTGAACGAAGTGATTCAGATGCTGCGGCCAACAGCAACGGCCAAAACGTTGTTGTTGTCGCTAGAAAATAATCTGGAAGACGACCTCTTTCTGGAGGGAGATCCGTTCCGTCTCCGCCAGATTTTGTACAACCTGCTAACCAATGCCATTAAGTTTACCGACGCAGGTGAAGTTACCCTGAAAGCCTCCGGGTCGGAGTCCGCGCAAGGATTCCATATTCTTTTTGAAATCTCGGATACCGGTATGGGTATGTCCGACGAGCAGCTGCAGCGTGTTTTTAACCAGTTTGAACAGGCTGATCCTTCCATAGTCAGAAGATACGGCGGCACGGGACTGGGCCTGAGTATCGTAAAGGCCCTGGTAGAGGGTATGCAAGGACAAATTACCGTGAAGAGCCGGGAAGGAGTAGGCACGGTGTTTGCCGTAACCGTTCAAATGAAAAGAACCCAAGCGCCCCAACAGCCCCAGCAGCAATTTGTTCAGAGAAATTACAGTGTTCCAGGAAAAGTATGGCTTGTGGACGACGACGCCTTTATACTTAAATGGTGCGCCTCTGTCCTGGATCTGCACAATATCAGAAATACCTGCTTTTCTTCAGCCGAAGAGGCGCTCAATCATCCATGGGATCCCGAGGTCCGATATGTACTCACCGATATGCGCATGACCGGCATGAATGGTGCAGAGCTCTGCAAACGCCTCAGAAAAGTGGCTTCACCCAAAGTTAAGTTTCACGTACTGACCGCCCAAGCCTTGCCCGAGGAAAGAGAAAAACTCCTGAGCCTGGGCTTCGACGGAATTCTGATGAAACCCTTTCACTCAAACGAACTACTGGATCTTCTGGACAGCTCTTTTCCTGTTGTTAATAAAGTGCGGGAGGACCTGGACCTCTCCCAATTGCACGAAATGGCCTTTGGAGATGAAGCAATGATTAAGGAAGTACTTGAACAATTTGTAAAAGATTCCAGAAATGATCTTGATAAAATTCAGTTTTTATCCGAAGCAAAGGCATATAATGACGTGATGGAACTGGCGCATCGCCTGGCAGGACGTATCGGGCAAGTTGGGGCGAGGGATATCTCCACACGATTCCGGATGGTGGAAACCACCATCAGAGACAAAAATGAAAGGCCATCACAGGACGACCTTTATCTGCTCATACAAGACGCAAGGCAGCTGGTTGAGCAGGTGGACGAGAAAATTATAAGTTATTCTATCTGA
- a CDS encoding 3-keto-disaccharide hydrolase, with protein sequence MKRISLLVVGLLAAAAAHAQLQPAKQTPESSEQWFPVPRIVTPGKGLATVSGFTAPSDAIVLFDGKNLDSWVSAKDGNGAAPWKVADGILTVLPKSGDIQTKQAFGDYQLHIEWRTPAKVEGSSQGRGNSGIFMQGIYELQVLDSYNNVTYSNGQAGSIYKQTMPLVNASNGPGEWQTYDVVYTAPHFNKDGQMIIPPYITVIHNGVLIQNHTMIQGTTPYVGQPEINPHGRGPIKLQDHNNTTSFRNIWIREL encoded by the coding sequence ATGAAAAGAATTTCTTTACTGGTGGTTGGTCTTTTAGCGGCCGCTGCTGCCCATGCACAATTACAGCCTGCAAAACAAACCCCTGAATCCAGTGAACAGTGGTTTCCGGTACCCCGTATCGTCACACCGGGTAAAGGTTTGGCTACGGTTTCAGGCTTTACAGCTCCTTCTGATGCAATCGTTTTGTTTGATGGTAAGAACCTGGATAGCTGGGTGTCTGCAAAGGATGGTAATGGCGCGGCACCTTGGAAGGTAGCTGACGGCATACTTACAGTATTGCCAAAGTCAGGAGATATTCAAACCAAGCAGGCTTTCGGGGACTATCAGCTTCATATTGAGTGGCGTACACCTGCAAAGGTAGAAGGCAGCAGCCAGGGCCGTGGCAACAGCGGTATCTTCATGCAGGGAATCTATGAACTTCAGGTACTGGACAGTTACAACAACGTTACTTATTCAAACGGGCAGGCGGGGTCTATTTATAAGCAAACCATGCCGCTTGTGAATGCAAGTAACGGTCCGGGGGAATGGCAGACATATGACGTTGTTTACACCGCGCCGCATTTCAACAAAGACGGGCAAATGATCATTCCTCCTTACATCACCGTTATTCACAATGGTGTTTTGATTCAAAATCATACCATGATCCAGGGCACTACGCCATACGTTGGGCAGCCGGAGATTAACCCTCACGGACGCGGGCCGATCAAACTTCAGGATCATAATAATACTACCAGCTTCCGCAACATCTGGATCAGAGAGTTGTAA
- a CDS encoding Fic family protein has product MSNAILPLPLLPLTNEIETKAVLKKLSTARAALAGLNGIAESIPNERIIINTLALQEAKDSSAIENIVTTHDELYSSDSQTHQFVSLAAKEVYNYAHALLEGYQQVKQSGLLTSNNIIALQALLEENDAGFRKVPGTVLKNEQTGETVYMPPQDHASIVSLMSNLEHFINDASLSDIDPVIKMAIIHHQFESIHPFYDGNGRTGRIVNILYLVKEGLLKLPILYLSRFINQNKVSYYNLLQQTRQTGQWEPWILYMLDAVEQTALQTSDMIRGIKILMTSHKQKIRTELPKVYSQDLINSLFRHPYTKIEFVKADLNVARKTAARYLDLLCDINLLHKKRLGKENYYFNDDLISLLISVGSLKKQEQDTMTIRTTHR; this is encoded by the coding sequence ATGAGTAACGCTATATTACCCCTGCCATTACTGCCTCTTACAAACGAAATAGAAACCAAAGCTGTCTTAAAAAAACTCAGTACCGCCAGGGCAGCTTTGGCAGGGCTGAACGGAATTGCAGAAAGTATCCCGAACGAACGTATTATCATCAACACATTGGCACTGCAAGAAGCCAAGGACAGTTCGGCCATTGAGAATATTGTTACTACACACGATGAACTATATAGTAGTGACAGTCAGACACATCAGTTTGTAAGCCTAGCGGCCAAAGAAGTATATAACTATGCCCATGCGCTCCTGGAAGGGTATCAACAGGTCAAACAAAGCGGGCTGTTAACCAGCAATAATATCATTGCATTACAAGCATTACTTGAAGAAAATGATGCCGGTTTTAGAAAAGTGCCTGGTACCGTACTTAAAAATGAACAAACGGGTGAAACAGTATATATGCCACCTCAAGATCATGCCAGCATCGTATCACTAATGAGTAATCTGGAGCATTTTATAAATGATGCCTCTCTCTCCGATATAGATCCGGTAATTAAAATGGCAATTATACACCACCAATTCGAAAGTATCCACCCGTTTTACGATGGTAATGGCCGGACAGGGAGGATTGTAAACATACTGTATTTAGTAAAGGAAGGCTTACTCAAATTACCAATTCTGTATCTGAGTCGTTTTATAAATCAAAATAAAGTATCTTATTATAACCTACTTCAGCAAACACGTCAGACGGGACAATGGGAGCCATGGATTTTATATATGCTTGATGCAGTAGAACAAACAGCGCTGCAAACATCCGATATGATTAGGGGTATTAAAATTCTGATGACCAGCCATAAACAAAAAATCAGAACCGAGTTGCCAAAGGTTTATAGCCAGGATCTCATCAATAGTTTATTCCGTCATCCCTATACCAAAATAGAATTTGTCAAGGCTGATCTGAACGTTGCCCGCAAAACCGCTGCCCGATATCTGGACTTACTTTGTGACATTAATCTTCTTCATAAAAAAAGGCTTGGGAAGGAGAATTATTATTTCAACGATGATCTAATTTCGTTACTGATAAGCGTCGGAAGCTTGAAAAAACAAGAGCAGGATACAATGACTATCCGCACAACACATCGTTAA